Proteins found in one Poecilia reticulata strain Guanapo linkage group LG15, Guppy_female_1.0+MT, whole genome shotgun sequence genomic segment:
- the ikzf5 gene encoding zinc finger protein Pegasus isoform X2, translating into MGEEKPDTLDFVKDFQEYLSQQTQHVNMISGSVSGVKEVDELPAECSQNGLEHPSVDISLEDSSGILVDGFERTYDGKLKCRYCNYATRGTARLIEHIRIHTGEKPHRCHLCPFASAYERHLEAHMRSHTGEKPYKCELCSFRCSDRSNLSHHRRRRHKLLPMKGARSLSHKKMLSVLQKKASSLAYGRRLLINFSPPSMVVHKADGANDFSHELPHLRQETFDNQSRAAEDGLSSDPNHHLHHEMVMDNPLNQLSTLAGQLASLPSEAQAQTQPPMSPGAESVVDEKPFLIQQPHPATAPVAVTASMTRAASSSPITPEPRAPPHSNCSPTGGPCSEHSGRTSTPSISNSQPSTPAPGQSAPVQDPHVLHHCQHCDIYFPDNILYTIHMGCHGYENPFQCNICGHKCKSKYDFACHFARGQHK; encoded by the exons ATGGGGGAGGAAAAGCCGGACACGCTGGACTTTGTGAAGGATTTCCAGGAGTATCTCAGCCAGCAGACTCAACATGTCAACATGATATCAGGCTCTGTGAGCGGGGTCAAGGAGGTGGACGAGCTGCCAGCAG AATGCAGCCAGAATGGCCTGGAACATCCTTCGGTGGACATATCCCTGGAGGACAGCTCAGGGATCCTGGTTGATGGTTTCGAGAGGACCTACGATGGCAAACTCAAGTGCCGCTACTGCAACTATGCCACGAGAGGAACAGCCCGACTCATTGAACACATCCGCATTCACACAG GAGAGAAGCCTCACCGCTGCCACCTGTGCCCATTTGCCTCCGCCTACGAGCGCCACCTGGAAGCTCACATGCGCTCTCACACGGGCGAGAAGCCTTACAAATGTGAGCTCTGCTCGTTCCGCTGCAGCGACCGCAGCAACCTGTCGCACCATCGCCGCAGACGGCACAAACTCCTGCCAATGAAAGGTGCTCGCTCCCTTTCCCATAAGAAGATGCTGAGTGTCCTGCAGAAGAAGGCCAGCTCTCTGGCCTACGGTCGACGTCTCCTCATCAACTTCAGCCCCCCGTCGATGGTGGTGCACAAAGCTGACGGGGCCAACGACTTCTCCCACGAGCTGCCCCACTTGCGCCAAGAAACCTTCGACAACCAGAGCCGGGCGGCTGAGGACGGGCTCTCCTCTGACCCAAACCACCATCTCCACCATGAGATGGTGATGGATAACCCTCTGAACCAGCTGTCCACCCTGGCAGGCCAGCTGGCCAGCCTTCCCTCAGAAGCCCAGGCTCAGACCCAGCCTCCCATGTCTCCTGGAGCAGAGTCCGTAGTGGACGAAAAGCCCTTTCTCATTCAGCAGCCGCACCCCGCCACCGCCCCTGTTGCCGTCACGGCCAGCATGACTCGTGCCGCTTCCTCTTCCCCGATCACCCCGGAGCCCCGCGCCCCTCCGCACAGTAACTGCAGTCCCACGGGGGGACCGTGCAGCGAGCACAGCGGGCGCACCAGCACCCCGAGCATATCCAACAGCCAGCCCAGCACCCCGGCCCCGGGCCAGTCCGCCCCCGTTCAGGACCCCCACGTGCTGCATCACTGCCAACACTGTGACATCTACTTCCCCGACAACATCCTCTACACCATCCACATGGGGTGCCACGGCTACGAGAACCCATTCCAGTGCAACATCTGCGGCCACAAGTGCAAGAGCAAGTACGACTTTGCCTGCCACTTCGCCCGGGGGCAGCACAAGTGA
- the ikzf5 gene encoding zinc finger protein Pegasus isoform X1 — protein MLLSSELNLRHFLPMGEEKPDTLDFVKDFQEYLSQQTQHVNMISGSVSGVKEVDELPAECSQNGLEHPSVDISLEDSSGILVDGFERTYDGKLKCRYCNYATRGTARLIEHIRIHTGEKPHRCHLCPFASAYERHLEAHMRSHTGEKPYKCELCSFRCSDRSNLSHHRRRRHKLLPMKGARSLSHKKMLSVLQKKASSLAYGRRLLINFSPPSMVVHKADGANDFSHELPHLRQETFDNQSRAAEDGLSSDPNHHLHHEMVMDNPLNQLSTLAGQLASLPSEAQAQTQPPMSPGAESVVDEKPFLIQQPHPATAPVAVTASMTRAASSSPITPEPRAPPHSNCSPTGGPCSEHSGRTSTPSISNSQPSTPAPGQSAPVQDPHVLHHCQHCDIYFPDNILYTIHMGCHGYENPFQCNICGHKCKSKYDFACHFARGQHK, from the exons ATGTTGTTAAGCAGTGAGTTGAACCTCCGTCACTTTCTTCCGATGGGGGAGGAAAAGCCGGACACGCTGGACTTTGTGAAGGATTTCCAGGAGTATCTCAGCCAGCAGACTCAACATGTCAACATGATATCAGGCTCTGTGAGCGGGGTCAAGGAGGTGGACGAGCTGCCAGCAG AATGCAGCCAGAATGGCCTGGAACATCCTTCGGTGGACATATCCCTGGAGGACAGCTCAGGGATCCTGGTTGATGGTTTCGAGAGGACCTACGATGGCAAACTCAAGTGCCGCTACTGCAACTATGCCACGAGAGGAACAGCCCGACTCATTGAACACATCCGCATTCACACAG GAGAGAAGCCTCACCGCTGCCACCTGTGCCCATTTGCCTCCGCCTACGAGCGCCACCTGGAAGCTCACATGCGCTCTCACACGGGCGAGAAGCCTTACAAATGTGAGCTCTGCTCGTTCCGCTGCAGCGACCGCAGCAACCTGTCGCACCATCGCCGCAGACGGCACAAACTCCTGCCAATGAAAGGTGCTCGCTCCCTTTCCCATAAGAAGATGCTGAGTGTCCTGCAGAAGAAGGCCAGCTCTCTGGCCTACGGTCGACGTCTCCTCATCAACTTCAGCCCCCCGTCGATGGTGGTGCACAAAGCTGACGGGGCCAACGACTTCTCCCACGAGCTGCCCCACTTGCGCCAAGAAACCTTCGACAACCAGAGCCGGGCGGCTGAGGACGGGCTCTCCTCTGACCCAAACCACCATCTCCACCATGAGATGGTGATGGATAACCCTCTGAACCAGCTGTCCACCCTGGCAGGCCAGCTGGCCAGCCTTCCCTCAGAAGCCCAGGCTCAGACCCAGCCTCCCATGTCTCCTGGAGCAGAGTCCGTAGTGGACGAAAAGCCCTTTCTCATTCAGCAGCCGCACCCCGCCACCGCCCCTGTTGCCGTCACGGCCAGCATGACTCGTGCCGCTTCCTCTTCCCCGATCACCCCGGAGCCCCGCGCCCCTCCGCACAGTAACTGCAGTCCCACGGGGGGACCGTGCAGCGAGCACAGCGGGCGCACCAGCACCCCGAGCATATCCAACAGCCAGCCCAGCACCCCGGCCCCGGGCCAGTCCGCCCCCGTTCAGGACCCCCACGTGCTGCATCACTGCCAACACTGTGACATCTACTTCCCCGACAACATCCTCTACACCATCCACATGGGGTGCCACGGCTACGAGAACCCATTCCAGTGCAACATCTGCGGCCACAAGTGCAAGAGCAAGTACGACTTTGCCTGCCACTTCGCCCGGGGGCAGCACAAGTGA